From a single Calothrix sp. NIES-2098 genomic region:
- a CDS encoding arginase/agmatinase/formiminoglutamase: MTNPLLDYNPSGVGEINGNLLGLPFDYESANLIVFAVPWEVTVSYGAGTANGPQQILDASTQLDLFDFDNPDGWKQGIFMMEIPQDILEKSEYYRALAAKIIDRLAQGKALTDAPDLTPVLTEINRASQQVNQWLFENCQKAMNDGKRVAVIGGDHSSPLGYFQALAAKYPNYGILHIDAHADLRDAYEGFEFSHASIMFNAMKIPQISKLVQVGLRDICHEEVQMIDESHGRIIAYYDPAIKQKLYAGTTWVDLCQEIIAGLPEFVHISFDVDGLDPKLCPSTGTPVPGGLELEQAYCLFRELVKSGRKIIGFDVCEVGDAEWDGNVGARIVYKLANLMDLSQQK, translated from the coding sequence ATGACTAACCCCCTCCTAGACTACAACCCCAGCGGCGTTGGTGAAATCAATGGCAATCTCTTGGGTTTACCATTCGATTACGAGTCTGCAAACCTGATTGTATTTGCGGTACCTTGGGAAGTTACGGTTTCCTATGGTGCAGGAACCGCCAACGGCCCGCAGCAGATTTTGGATGCATCCACTCAATTGGATTTGTTCGATTTTGATAATCCAGATGGTTGGAAACAGGGAATTTTTATGATGGAAATTCCCCAAGATATTTTAGAAAAAAGTGAATACTATCGCGCTTTAGCCGCCAAAATTATCGATCGCCTCGCCCAAGGGAAAGCGCTGACAGACGCGCCAGATTTAACACCTGTCCTCACGGAAATTAATCGGGCTTCGCAACAGGTGAATCAATGGCTGTTTGAAAATTGTCAAAAAGCCATGAACGATGGGAAGCGAGTTGCAGTCATTGGTGGCGATCACAGTTCGCCTTTAGGTTATTTTCAAGCCTTAGCAGCTAAGTATCCTAATTACGGCATTTTACACATAGATGCCCACGCAGATTTACGGGATGCTTATGAAGGTTTTGAATTTTCTCATGCGTCGATTATGTTCAATGCAATGAAAATACCGCAAATCTCCAAGTTAGTGCAGGTGGGTTTGCGCGATATTTGCCATGAAGAAGTGCAAATGATTGACGAATCTCATGGCCGTATCATCGCTTATTACGACCCAGCGATTAAACAAAAACTCTATGCGGGAACAACTTGGGTTGATTTGTGCCAAGAAATTATCGCTGGCTTACCAGAATTCGTGCACATCAGCTTTGATGTCGATGGTTTAGATCCTAAACTCTGTCCGAGTACGGGTACTCCTGTTCCTGGTGGCTTGGAATTAGAACAAGCCTATTGTCTGTTCCGCGAACTTGTGAAGAGTGGCAGAAAAATTATTGGCTTTGATGTCTGCGAAGTTGGCGATGCTGAGTGGGATGGTAATGTTGGGGCGCGAATTGTGTATAAATTAGCGAATTTGATGGATTTATCTCAGCAAAAATGA